One Coffea arabica cultivar ET-39 chromosome 5c, Coffea Arabica ET-39 HiFi, whole genome shotgun sequence DNA window includes the following coding sequences:
- the LOC113690463 gene encoding multiprotein-bridging factor 1b yields the protein MAGITQDWEPVVIRKKAPTAAARKDEKAVNAARRSGAEVETIKKASAGTNKAASSSTSLNTRKLDEDTENLAHQKVPTELKKAIMQARQEKKLNQAQLAQLINEKPQVIQEYESGKAIPNQQIISKLERALGVKLRGKK from the exons ATGGCCGGAATCACACAAGACTGGGAGCCGGTGGTGATCCGCAAGAAGGCCCCTACCGCCGCCGCACGCAAGGATGAGAAAGCAGTCAACGCCGCCCGTCGATCCGGCGCCGAGGTCGAAACCATCAAGAAAG CTAGTGCAGGAACAAACAAGGCTGCCTCTAGCAGCACATCTTTGAATACAAGGAAACTGGATGAAGACACTGAAAATTTGGCTC atcaGAAGGTACCAACTGAGTTGAAGAAAGCAATCATGCAAGCTCGACAGGAGAAGAAACTTAATCAAGCTCAACTTGCACAG CTGATAAATGAGAAGCCACAAGTCATCCAGGAGTACGAATCAGGGAAGGCTATTCCAAATCAGCAGATTATCTCTAAACTGGAGAGGGCTCTGGGTGTGAAACTTCGaggaaagaaataa
- the LOC113688887 gene encoding pathogen-related protein, translated as MATDKAVAADKYRSFLHEEGQNFEWRHGGPPIYDSVNKVFEEGRTKEWPKGSLEEVVQNAVKSWEMELSHKTRIQDFRTINPEKFKLIVNGKEGLSGEETLKLGSYNALLKSSMPEEFKYYKAEEESFESSHDAFRSAFPRGFAWEVISVYSGPPVVTFKFRHWGYFEGPFKGHAPTGEMVQFYGLAVMKVDESLRAEDVEVYYDPAELFAGLLKRSDVSDSANISASSGHGCPFHN; from the exons ATGGCCACCGACAAAGCAGTTGCAGCTGATAAGTATAGGTCTTTCCTACACGAAGAAGGACAAAACTTTGAGTGGAGACATGGTGGCCCTCCAATTTACGATTCTGTCAACAAGGTTTTTGAAGAAGGCCGAACTAAG GAATGGCCAAAAGGGTCCCTAGAAGAGGTAGTTCAAAATGCTGTAAAGTCATGGGAGATGGAGCTGTCTCACAAGACTCGTATACAAGATTTCAGGACCATAAATCCTGAGAAATTCAAGCTTATCGTCAATG GAAAAGAGGGATTATCAGGGGAAGAAACACTAAAGCTGGGGAGCTACAATGCGTTGTTAAAGAGTTCAATGCCAGAGGAATTCAAGTACTACAAAGCAGAAGAAGAGAGCTTTGAATCTTCTCATGATGCATTCCGCTCAGCCTTTCCTCGTGGATTTGCATGGGAAGTAATCAGTGTTTATTCCGGACCCCCAGTGGTCACCTTCAAATTCAGGCACTGGGGCTACTTTGAAGGACCTTTCAAAGGCCATGCCCCTACTGGGGAGATGGTCCAGTTCTACGGCCTCGCAGTCATGAAG GTTGATGAATCATTGAGGGCAGAAGACGTGGAAGTTTACTATGATCCTGCGGAGCTATTCGCCGGGTTGCTTAAGCGATCGGATGTCTCTGACTCCGCCAACATCTCAGCGTCTTCAGGCCATGGCTGTCCTTTTCACAATTAG
- the LOC113690959 gene encoding tubby-like F-box protein 7 yields MSLRRNFLSRRISNRSFSLSSKSVKELKNFDSINRDRIYDVNNSNNVMRSGDGEGEDLQSAAVWGSGEMAPTPSRWSSMLPELLGEIIQRVEASEDVWPRRQNVVACGCVCKGWREITKDVVASSSRQPDGAAKITFPSCLKKPGPRDAPLQCLIKRDKKNGTFRLYLALSPSFMDEGKFLLAARRYGKGTHSEYIISLDPDDFSQGSNAYVGKLRSDFLGTNFTIYDSQPPHNGAKPSSSRAGRRFASKQISPQVPAGNFEIGEVSYKFNLLKSRGPRRMVCALKCPWSEDISVDKVNGDSKTESSLSAISSYTVLRNKAPRWHEHLQCWCLNFHGRVTVASVKNFQLVATVDQSQPDGKGDEETVLLQFGKVGDDIFTMDYRQPLSAFQAFAICLTSFGTKLACE; encoded by the exons aTGTCACTGCGAAGAAATTTTCTGTCCCGACGCATTTCGAATCGATCCTTCTCGCTTTCTTCTAAATCAGTGAAAGAGCTGAAGAATTTTGATAGTATAAATCGCGATCGTATTTATGACGTCAATAATAGTAACAATGTTATGAGAAGTGGAGATGGTGAAGGGGAGGATCTTCAAAGCGCTGCCGTTTGGGGTAGTGGAGAGATGGCTCCGACGCCGTCTCGGTGGTCGAGTATGCTGCCGGAGCTGTTAGGTGAGATTATACAGCGGGTGGAGGCTAGTGAAGATGTGTGGCCGCGCCGCCAAAACGTCGTCGCTTGTGGATGCGTTTGTAAGGGCTGGAGAGAGATTACAAAAGATGTTGTGGCGTCATCCTCTCGTCAGCCTGACGGCGCTGCCAAAATTACCTTTCCTTCCTGCCTCAAAAAG CCGGGGCCGCGTGATGCTCCACTTCAATGTCTTATAAAACGCGACAAGAAGAATGGGACATTTCGCCTTTACCTTGCTCTTTCACCAT CATTCATGGATGAGGGAAAGTTTCTCTTAGCAGCAAGACGATATGGAAAGGGTACCCACTCTGAGTACATAATATCTCTTGATCCTGATGATTTTTCTCAAGGAAGTAATGCCTATGTTGGAAAACTGAG GTCAGATTTCCTAGGCACCAATTTTACCATTTATGATAGCCAACCTCCACACAATGGAGCTAAACCATCAAGCAGCAGGGCTGGCCGTCGTTTTGCCAGCAAGCAGATAAGCCCCCAAGTACCAGCGGGTAATTTTGAAATTGGAGAAGTATCATATAAGTTCAACCTCCTGAAATCAAGAGGTCCAAGAAGGATGGTATGTGCACTGAAGTGCCCTTGGTCAGAGGACATTTCTGTCGACAAAGTAAATGGTGATTCAAAAACAGAGAGTTCTTTGTCTGCTATTTCGAGCTATACTGTTTTGAGAAACAAAGCTCCCAGATGGCACGAGCACTTGCAATGTTGGTGTTTGAATTTTCATGGTAGGGTAACAGTTGCATCAGTTAAGAATTTTCAACTCGTTGCAACAGTGGATCAAAGCCAGCCAGATGGAAAAGGGGACGAGGAGACAGTTCTTCTCCAGTTTGGCAAGGTGGGAGATGATATTTTCACCATGGACTATAGGCAGCCTTTGTCAGCCTTCCAGGCATTTGCCATTTGCCTTACCAGTTTTGGCACTAAACTGGCCTGCGAGTAA
- the LOC113691106 gene encoding uncharacterized protein has protein sequence MEKSGSSKLNVAIIHPDLGIGGAERLIVDAAVELASHGHKVHVFTSHHDKTRCFEETLSGIFSVTVYGSFLPRHIFYRLHAVCAYIRCIFVAVCMMLFWRSFDVILVDQVSVVIPLLKLKKSTKVVFYCHFPDLLLAQHTTLLRRIYRIPIDLLEEKTTGIADLILVNSKFTASTFARTFKGLNAFGIRPAVLYPAVNLDQFKEPNAIKLNFLSINRFERKKNIELAISAFAMLQNLACDELQGAILDGASLTIAGGYDKRLRENVDYLEELKDLAQREGISDRVNFITSCSTSERNALLSECLCVLYTPKDEHFGIVPLEAMASCKPVIACNSGGPVETIKNGVTGFLCDPSPRDFSLAMAKLIQKPEMAEGMGREARLHIAQSFSTKTFGNHLDQYLVDVARGKKE, from the exons ATGGAGAAATCAGGGAGCTCAAAGTTGAATGTGGCTATCATCCACCCTGATCTTGGAATTG GAGGAGCTGAAAGATTAATTGTTGATGCAGCTGTGGAGCTTGCATCTCATGGGCATAAAGTTCATGTTTTTACGTCACATCATGATAAAACACGCTGTTTTGAGGAGACTTTGTCTG GGATCTTCTCAGTTACTGTATATGGTTCTTTTCTCCCCCGGCATATTTTCTATCGTCTTCATGCAGTATGTGCATATATCCGTTGCATTTTTGTTGCTGTTTGTATGATGCTGTTCTGGCGATCGTTCGATGTTATACTTGTAGATCAGGTATCTGTTGTCATTCCActgttgaagttgaagaaatcAACAAag GTTGTATTTTACTGCCATTTTCCTGATCTCTTGCTAGCCCAACACACTACTCTTCTTAGGAGGATATATCGGATACCTATTGACCTTCTAGAAGAAAAAACAACTG GTATCGCAGACCTAATTCTTGTTAACAGCAAATTTACTGCATCTACATTTGCAAGGACATTCAAGGGGCTTAATGCATTCGGAATTAGACCAGCTGTACTTTACCCTGCAGTCAATTTGGATCAGTTTAAGGAGCCTAATGCTATTAA GTTGAATTTTCTCTCGATCAATCGGTTTGAAAGGAAGAAGAACATAGAATTAGCAATATCTGCCTTTGCTATGCTTCAGAACCTTGCATGTGATGAACTACAAGGAGCCATTCTGGATGGTGCTTCATTGACTATTGCAG GTGGATATGATAAACGCCTTAGAGAGAATGTTGATTATTTGGAGGAACTTAAAGACTTAGCTCAAAGGGAAGGTATCTCTGATCGAGTCAACTTCATCACGTCTTGCTCCACATCAGAAAGAAATGCACTTTTGTCTGAGTGTTTGTGCGTTCTTTATACACCAAAG GATGAGCATTTTGGCATTGTTCCTCTGGAAGCAATGGCATCCTGTAAACCAGTTATTGCTTGCAACAGTGGTGGTCCTGTTGAGACAATCAAGAATGGTGTGACAGGCTTCCTTTGTGACCCCAGTCCACGAGATTTCTCTTTGGCTATGGCAAAACTCATTCAGAAACCCGAGATGGCAGAGGGAATGGGTAGAGAAGCTCGACTTCACATTGCTCAATCATTCTCCACAAAAACATTTGGCAACCATCTGGATCAGTATCTTGTTGATGTAGCAaggggaaagaaagaatga
- the LOC113689892 gene encoding protein DOG1-like 4 has product MSFQRFYETWFEQLHQLMNQLNRAPRQPTAEEENHELVQKVMSHYSEYYRVKSIVAKQDILSVFAAPWATTLERSLHWIAGWRPTTAFHLIYTEASIRFESQIFDILRGLRNGDLGDLSPAQFRRVSELQCETVREENAITDELSEWQDGASDFVGMRSHGDGGKMEVLVRVVEKADQLRLKTIEKLVELFTPRQAAEFLIAAAHLQFGVRALGATYDRRL; this is encoded by the exons ATGAGCTTCCAACGGTTTTATGAGACCTGGTTCGAGCAGCTCCACCAGCTTATGAACCAACTCAACCGAGCACCGCGTCAGCCAACGGCGGAGGAAGAGAACCACGAGCTGGTTCAGAAGGTTATGTCCCACTACTCCGAGTATTACCGAGTTAAATCAATCGTTGCCAAGCAAGATATCCTGTCAGTCTTCGCTGCACCGTGGGCCACAACCCTTGAGCGATCCCTCCATTGGATTGCCGGCTGGCGGCCCACCACCGCCTTCCACCTTATTTATACTGAGGCCAGCATCCGTTTCGAGTCACAAATCTTTGATATCCTACGTGGGCTTCGTAATGGGGATCTCGGCGACCTCTCCCCAGCCCAGTTCCGCCGTGTAAGTGAGCTTCAATGCGAAACTGTCCGGGAAGAAAATGCTATCACTGATGAACTCTCTGAATGGCAG GATGGGGCAAGTGATTTCGTGGGAATGCGTAGCCATGGTGATGGTGGAAAGATGGAAGTGCTGGTGAGAGTGGTGGAAAAGGCTGATCAGCTGCGGCTGAAGACTATTGAGAAATTGGTTGAGCTGTTCACCCCACGACAAGCTGCAGAGTTCTTGATTGCGGCCGCCCACCTCCAGTTTGGTGTCCGAGCATTGGGTGCCACTTATGATCGTCGACTCTAA
- the LOC140007829 gene encoding uncharacterized protein — protein sequence MTIPVPVGEEVGPKLVRFLYFIGAGFVCTAAINKWRDLERKANIQKQQKELLENPSPNSHGVQSAVE from the exons atgactATACCAGTACCAGTGGGAGAAGAAGTGGGGCCCAAGCTGGTTCGATTTCTTTACTTCATTGGCGCTGGAT TTGTATGCACTGCAGCTATTAACAAGTGGAGGGATTTGGAAAGGAAGGCTAATATTCAGAAACAGCAAAAAGAGCTGTTGGAAAATCCATCACCAAATTCACATGGAGTACAAAGTGCTGTGGAGTAG